One genomic window of Manduca sexta isolate Smith_Timp_Sample1 chromosome 4, JHU_Msex_v1.0, whole genome shotgun sequence includes the following:
- the LOC119190166 gene encoding uncharacterized protein LOC119190166 isoform X2 has protein sequence MNRPIYAQLEGLVEFLEQNPGIAKGLLRTAQAKIETKRKWATVATSLNALGGAVKDGQGWAKYWAEKKCALKKHCAQYAASVRRTGGGSADNLPTLSAIEKRLMAVMGGHEFAIGDRHLTVNPFPELATPEIATEQNEEIQIFENIQLSPIPTTSEGDAMQATSIIPPITPAPVQPTTQPPRRRRSSIRRPVDEMERFANIEERRVEAEMLTARSLAELSQQMGNIANALLAISNAILEMARR, from the exons ATGAATCGTCCAATTTACGCTCAGCTCGAAGGTTTAGTGGAATTCCTGGAGCAAAATCCAGGTATTGCTAAAGGGTTGTTACGGACTGCTCAAGCCAAAATCGAGACCAAAAGGAAATGGGCAACTGTAGCAACATCTTTAAATGCTCTTGGAGGAGCTGTTAAAGATGGTCAAGGATGGGCTAAG tACTGGGCAGAGAAGAAATGTGCACTAAAGAAACACTGTGCACAGTATGCTGCTTCAGTTAGGCGCACTGGTGGTGGGTCGGCAGATAACTTGCCCACATTGTCTGCCATAGAAAAGAGATTGATGGCAGTAATGGGTGGCCATGAATTTGCTATTGGCGACAGACATTTAACAGTTAATCCATTCCCAGAATtg GCAACCCCAGAAATAGCTACAGAACAAAATGAAGAAATacagatatttgaaaatatccAACTATCCCCCATACCTACTACATCAGAGGGTGATGCAATGCAAGCAACATCcataa TTCCACCGATAACACCTGCGCCAGTTCAGCCCACCACACAGCCACCACGTCGGCGTCGCTCTTCAATTCGGAGGCCTGTGGATGAGATGGAACGCTTCGCCAATATTGAAGAGCGACGCGTTGAAGCAGAAATGCTAACTGCGCGAAGTCTAGCTGAATTATCACAGCAAATGGGCAATATTGCCAATGCTTTATTAGCTATCTCTAATGCCATTTTAGAAATGGCTAGAAGATAA
- the LOC119190146 gene encoding uncharacterized protein LOC119190146 — translation MSSKKCKNDVDSFCYVCGEFIKVRVKKFSLLSNKTLCEAYEAYFNLPVRSQDKIWAPNFSCNNCKTTLEAWYRGEKRKMKFAVPRLWREPTDHIHDCYFCVVNPRKRRTGKNAKKIQYPNLPSTSAPVPHSENFPVPSSPQERLPVSQFSSNSEYSELVIASPSVEPHFINAEEFNDLVRDLNLPKLKAEILASRLKQWNLLKENVKISDQRKRHEIFAGFFTKEDGLCYCNDVKGLFDAIGIPCISSEWRLFIDRSTRSLKAVLLHNGNKFPSLPLAHSVMLKENYESVKMFLQRLKYEQYAWPVIGDFKMVGFLVGMQGGYTKYPCYLCLWDSRADALHYQQHSWPQRSEFQIGQHNIKNKPIVEPDRVLMPPLHIKLGLMKQFVKALRQDSEAFQYLKSFFPKLSEAKIKAGIFVGPQIKKIMASETFLQLLNTHEKQAWLSLKAVIHGFLGNKKDENYKELISNMIDSFEIMGCRMSLKVHMLHAHLDKFKNNLGEYSEEQGERFHQDIMNFEQRYQGQYNENMMGDYIWRLIRESSEFYTRKTKCIHF, via the exons ATGTCATCGAAAAAGTGTAAAAACGACGTGGACTCTTTTTGCTATGTTTGCGGTGAATTCATTAAAGTGAGAGTCAAAAAGTTTAGTTTATTGTCAAATAAGACACTTTGTGAAGCCTACGAAGCTTATTTTAACTTGCCCGTACGAAGTCAAGATAAAATATGGGCACCTAACTTCTCGTGTAATAATTGCAAAACCACTTTAGAAG catGGTACCGAGGAGAAAAAAGGAAGATGAAGTTTGCAGTACCAAGATTATGGAGAGAGCCTACCGATCACATCcatgattgttatttttgtgttgttaaTCCACGTAAGCGTCGCACTGGCAAAAATGCTAAGAAGATCCAATATCCAAATCTACCATCAACGTCTGCTCCAGTACCACATAGTGAAAATTTTCCAGTCCCATCTAGTCCACAAGAGAGGCTACCGGTTTCACAGTTTTCGAGTAATAGCGAATACAGCGAGTTGGTGATCGCGTCACCGTCTGTTGAGCCACATTTCATTAATGCAGAAGAGTTTAATGACTTAGTAAGAGATTTAAACCTACCTAAACTTAAAGCAGAAATATTAGCTTCACGGCTAAAACAGTGGAATTTGCTCAaggaaaatgttaaaataagtgACCAAAGAAAGCGCCATGAAATATTTGCTGGATTTTTCACGAAGGAAGACGGACTTTGTTACTGCAATGATGTGAAAGGTTTGTTTGATGCAATAGGAATCCCTTGCATTTCTTCTGAATGGCGTCTTTTCATCGACAGATCTACAAGAAGCTTGAAAGCAGTACTTCTccataatggaaataaatttccATCACTTCCTCTGGCTCATTCTGTAATGCTCAAAGAAAATTACGAGAGCGTTAAGATGTTTCTCCAACGTTTAAAATATGAACAGTATGCCTGGCCCGTGATAGGGGATTTCAAAATGGTTGGTTTTCTGGTAGGAATGCAAGGGGGATACACTAAATATCCGTGTTACCTTTGCTTATGGGATAGTAGAGCCGATGCACTTCACTACCAGCAGCACTCATGGCCTCAACGGAGCGAGTTTCAAATCGGACaacataatatcaaaaataaaccaattgtAGAGCCGGACCGTGTTTTAATGCCTCCACTGCATATAAAATTAGGTCTCATGAAGCAGTTCGTAAAGGCACTTCGTCAAGACTCTGAGGcctttcaatatttaaaatcattttttccaAAACTGTCAGAGGCTAAAATTAAGGCTGGCATTTTCgtcggtccacaaataaagaaaataatggcAAGTGAAACATTTCTACAGCTCCTGAATACTCATGAAAAACAAGCGTGGCTTAGCCTTAAGGCAGTCATCCATGGGTTCCTTGGTAACAAGAAGGATGAGAATTACAAAGAGCTTATTTCTAATATGATTGACAGCTTCGAAATCATGGGTTGCAGAATGTCACTCAAAGTACACATGCTACATGCGCACTtggataaattcaaaaataacttggGTGAATATTCAGAAGAGCAAGGGGAACGCTTCCACCAGGATATAATGAACTTTGAACAACGATATCAAGGACAATATAATGAGAACATGATGGGTGATTACATTTGGAGGCTCATACGAGAAAGTTCGGAATTTTACACAAGAAAAACcaaatgtattcatttttaa
- the LOC119190164 gene encoding putative nuclease HARBI1, protein MARLAIMYHIIRKSHVSELKQRRNDRRMMRYTDRAFSMCENEFIANYRVSKNLFQEIYQNLKAFMPTPKRKSDISPKFKILVALSFYATGSYQKLVGGTYGTLMSQQCVSRAIRDVTAALNHQLVLNKWIKFPQTRQERDAIKRRFYEKYHIPSILGCIDGTHVAIIRPKENEERYFNRKHFHFKNVMITSDADLKILSVDVSYGGATHDSFIWNQHPVKQHLINLNSNGENVYLLGDSGYAQREYMMTPIVDAPVGSPEEYYTKMHCHARNTVERSIGVLKNRWRCLLRHRVLHYHPDVASKIINACCVLHNICITKLDNTIIYPEGNSEDDGHDNLNVIFQHSTASTAAADLRRGIEKRAVLVQQLWARRM, encoded by the exons ATGGCAAGATTAGCAATTATGTACCATATTATACGTAAATCACATGTAAGTGAATTAAAACAAAGGCGAAATGACCGTCGAATGATGCGATACACAGATCGAGCATTTTCTATGTGTGAAAACGAATTTATAGCTAATTATAGAGTTAGCAAAAATTTGTTTCAAGAAATATACCAAAATCTAAAGGCTTTTATGCCAACGCCTAAAAGAAAAAGTGATATATCGCCTAAGTTTAAG ATTTTAGTGGCATTATCATTTTATGCAACAGGCAGTTACCAAAAATTAGTTGGTGGCACATATGGGACACTAATGTCGCAGCAATGTGTATCTCGCGCCATACGAGATGTAACAGCAGCCCTTAACCATCAACTAGTACTAAATAAATGGATAAAATTTCCTCAAACTCGCCAAGAAAGAGATGCAATAAAAAGGAG gttttatgaaaaatatcataTTCCATCCATTTTAGGATGTATTGATGGCACACATGTAGCTATAATAAGACCCAAAGAAAATGAAGAGAGATATTTTAATCGCaaacattttcatttcaaaaatgttatgatt acaaGTGATGcagatttaaaaattttgtctgtAGATGTTTCCTATGGAGGAGCTACACATGACAGCTTTATTTGGAATCAGCATCCTGTAAAACAACATTTAATCAATTTGAACAGTAATGgagaaaatgtatatttattag GTGATTCTGGATATGCACAGCGGGAATATATGATGACACCTATAGTGGATGCTCCTGTAGGGTCCCCGGAAGAGTATTACACCAAGATGCACTGCCATGCTCGAAATACAGTGGAGCGTTCTATTGgtgtacttaaaaatagatgGCGGTGCTTATTACGGCATAGGGTTCTACATTATCATCCCGATGTAGCATCCAAAATTATCAATGCTTGTTGTGTCTTGCATAACATATGCATTACCAAAttagataatacaataatatatcctGAGGGGAATTCCGAAGATGATGGACATGACAACCTTAATGTAATATTTCAACATTCAACTGCTAGTACAGCAGCTGCTGACCTAAGGCGAGGCATAGAAAAGAGAGCTGTTTTAGTTCAACAGTTGTGGGCACGTAGAATGTAA
- the LOC119190166 gene encoding uncharacterized protein LOC119190166 isoform X1, producing MIFFSSVTMNRPIYAQLEGLVEFLEQNPGIAKGLLRTAQAKIETKRKWATVATSLNALGGAVKDGQGWAKYWAEKKCALKKHCAQYAASVRRTGGGSADNLPTLSAIEKRLMAVMGGHEFAIGDRHLTVNPFPELATPEIATEQNEEIQIFENIQLSPIPTTSEGDAMQATSIIPPITPAPVQPTTQPPRRRRSSIRRPVDEMERFANIEERRVEAEMLTARSLAELSQQMGNIANALLAISNAILEMARR from the exons atgatttttttttcttcagtgACAATGAATCGTCCAATTTACGCTCAGCTCGAAGGTTTAGTGGAATTCCTGGAGCAAAATCCAGGTATTGCTAAAGGGTTGTTACGGACTGCTCAAGCCAAAATCGAGACCAAAAGGAAATGGGCAACTGTAGCAACATCTTTAAATGCTCTTGGAGGAGCTGTTAAAGATGGTCAAGGATGGGCTAAG tACTGGGCAGAGAAGAAATGTGCACTAAAGAAACACTGTGCACAGTATGCTGCTTCAGTTAGGCGCACTGGTGGTGGGTCGGCAGATAACTTGCCCACATTGTCTGCCATAGAAAAGAGATTGATGGCAGTAATGGGTGGCCATGAATTTGCTATTGGCGACAGACATTTAACAGTTAATCCATTCCCAGAATtg GCAACCCCAGAAATAGCTACAGAACAAAATGAAGAAATacagatatttgaaaatatccAACTATCCCCCATACCTACTACATCAGAGGGTGATGCAATGCAAGCAACATCcataa TTCCACCGATAACACCTGCGCCAGTTCAGCCCACCACACAGCCACCACGTCGGCGTCGCTCTTCAATTCGGAGGCCTGTGGATGAGATGGAACGCTTCGCCAATATTGAAGAGCGACGCGTTGAAGCAGAAATGCTAACTGCGCGAAGTCTAGCTGAATTATCACAGCAAATGGGCAATATTGCCAATGCTTTATTAGCTATCTCTAATGCCATTTTAGAAATGGCTAGAAGATAA